A genomic stretch from Musa acuminata AAA Group cultivar baxijiao unplaced genomic scaffold, Cavendish_Baxijiao_AAA HiC_scaffold_277, whole genome shotgun sequence includes:
- the LOC135657570 gene encoding large ribosomal subunit protein eL33w-like, producing the protein MVKGRQGERVRLYVRGTILGYKRSKSNQYENTSLVQIEGVNTKEEVAWYCGKRMAYIYKAKTKTKGTRYRCIWGKVARPHGNSGVIRAKFKSNLPPKSMGGTVRVFMYPSNI; encoded by the exons ATGGTGAAGGGGCGGCAAGGCGAGCGCGTCAG GCTGTACGTCCGCGGGACGATCCTCGGATACAAGAG GTCGAAGTCGAACCAGTACGAGAACACATCGCTGGTCCAGATCGAGGGGGTGAACACCAAGGAGGAAGTCGCTTGGTACTGCGGCAAGAGGATGGCGTACATCTACAAGGCGAAGACGAAGACCAAGGGGACGCGGTACCGGTGCATCTGGGGTAAGGTCGCACGCCCCCACGGCAACAGTGGCGTCATCCGCGCCAAGTTTAAATCCAATCTGCCGCCTAAATCCATG GGTGGAACGGTCAGGGTTTTCATGTACCCCAGCAACATTTGA